A region of the Triplophysa rosa linkage group LG5, Trosa_1v2, whole genome shotgun sequence genome:
GCCATTCTAAAACCACACAGGAGATTTGAGTCCAAGTGTACATTACCTTACACATCTGTCAtagataatgttttttttgtttccaCAGTGTGGTTCAGCTGAATACATGGCCCCTGATGTAGTTGAGGTGTTTAATGAAGAAGCTAGCATCTAAGACAAGTGATACCCTCTCTTTGTTGGTCGCTGTGGAACAGACTGTGGTTGGGACTGGGGAGAGCCTTGCCAAACCTGCCAGGTACACTACAGCTAGGGATGAATGATAAATTGATACACTTTTGAACCAAGAACACTGTTCGAAATGGCGCATTCTTGTGTAAAAGCTGAAAAAAGTGATGAACCAATAGAATCTGCACAGGTTTAGTGAATGACAAGCCTGGTATGTGATGTGGAAAAGATGCACAAGAGCGGTACCGCTTTTTCAAGTTTGGCGCTGGAAGAGCAAAGTCCTGCAGACGGTTTTGTGCCTAACAGCTATTCACATGGGTCCAACAAATGCCAAACTCTGAGTTTGTTGTAAACTGACTGATGTCTAACCACTGCCATGACAATGAAGTTAGCGTCTTCTGTCATAGCTATCGAAAATAAGTCTGTCAGACGTAATTAAACTTTGTTGTGAACTAAAGCAGTCGGGTACttcaataacaaacaaaaacagtttttattttttatctgtagctctttgaaaaaaaagaacaataataataataataaataataattttaataataataataaataattttaagttGCCATTTTTAACTCCTCTTTAGAGAtttttttttgtacaaaatgttaccagtccagtgtctgttgaatttcaacaaaatcaaaccccaggagtgacaaagtcatcaaacagcaatgtgaaatacTGACAGCATGAGAAGATGaatgaaaactgaaaaaatattttttttgaacttttttccTAAATGTGTACAAattttactgttgtattgcttaaaagtgaatattaacttgttttcttttgaggtctaaaaaacacagggcatcttttctgttattatgACCTCTTTCTCCATATTTcgttttctgcaaaaaaaatgcaaatagaaacttaTTATTTGGTGATATATAGCAGGGCTCAACAAATAAGGACGGCCCGATGGCCCGGGGCCAGCATGGGAGACCCTCGGGCCAGTTGACATAACTgtcaacccggtctcatgaattgcgtacaagtaacacgctgttgcattatcgtgtaatacgtaggctacgccaaagttagattttgcgtgcatatgatacgccaatgtttgcgtgcacctcgctggagagcagccattttgaaacgtacatgaagaggaaacactgaaatcattaaaataatactgttaggtttgggttagggtagaggttaatatgcacgcacgctaacattaggtttagggtttgggttaggggacaggttaataagacaaattgccggttaatatgcacgcgcgctaaattggcgtatcatatgcatgcaaaaataggcgtatcatgcacgcaaaatctaattttggcgtacgtatttcacgatgatgcaacgcgcgtgttatttatacgcaattcatgactGGGCTCTGCCCGTTCAGGCCAGTGCTGTATCGTATATAATTTGCTTGTTATTAAGCCTCGCCCCGGATTcgaatgggggggggggggtctgGGGTGGTCCCGGACCCCTCAAGCCTTAAGGGACctctcataaggtctaaaatagtgaacttgggggtcccctggtttttcattaaaactagacaactaaaaacacaaaattattttttttacaaattatcatgctaaaacaaaaaaattgtccattatttgtacaaatttcataaaattaaaatgtaatttttatcttAAAAATTATTGCGTGCTCAAGCGCgccacacagtgttcaatgaagacatcTGCAGAGATGTCGCAGCAAGACTTGCTGCGTGCGGATCCGTAtgcagactaaaatgaaagtttgggttgtattaaataaattgtactgacatatcttaaaatatgtcattgccattgttttgtctcaagatgcataccagtaatatttttatcgaaggcacttttataaaagcgacttaaatatcctaatttaactaaggcatagtcctggtttaagctaagccttgtctgtaaaACTGGGCCGATGTGATTAGTTGTCTTTAACAATATTTGAAATGTCTGTGATTTAAGCTAATAGTTTTTATGGTGCGTAACCTTATTTATTAGGATTACATAGGTAAAAAACCACAAACAAATAACTAGACAATGTTATTTATTGAATACTTTTTTGTGGTGGGGCCAATGAAAATTTTGGCAGGGCCAGTAAAAATGAATCACTTGCCCGACCGGGCCAGTAGAAAAAATCCTTGGCGTTGAGCCCTGTATTGTTAGTACTTCATAGaaggaaacaaaaatgataatttttcaCCTAAACCTTTTACatggtaaattcagaaaaactgaaaacggtctctttattttttctgcggctgcaTATATGATATCTGCTGTCTTTCATATCCATGTGTTCACAGAGTATGCTATTTGAAAGTATTCAAGAAGGTAAATATGAGTTTCCAGAGAAAGACTGGGCACATATCTCCTCCAGAGCCAAAGACCTCATATCCAAACTGTTGGTGAGACAGGGCAGCTGAAGTGCTGCAGCACCCATGGGTTAAAGAGGTAAATTCAATTTCTTCCCTATAGCAAGATAGAAAAATGGATTTGAACTGATTTGCAGCTTTACAAAATCTAATGCACCTCTAAGCTAACCCAATGAATTCAAAACTTACCCGGTTTACTTTCTTAGCACACATTACTAGTTTTGTGTTGCGCAAATAATCCATCAAcccattaaaaatatttgtctttaatcaaaatatgaACATGTATTTCTGCTCTGGAGTGGCAGTGACTCATTTCTTCTTCCCTTAGCCCCTGTGCCTACCGAGGCGCTTTTATGCGGCTGAAAGTTccaggagctcggctgaaaacgcccgGTGCGTTTTCAGCCCCAAGATGAGTATTTTTCTACTCTGGGCGCccggtcgaacgccggcgctgagcgtGGGGAAAAATGTGCCGTTTCCATTGGAAACAATTGTAAAAAACATGCCGTATGCTGGCAGAAACGTATTGGTGGACACAGTCCCTTAGTGTGCACCCAATGTGTCTGCATCCATACTACATAAGAGGTTAGGGTAGTCCCTATTAAATCTTATTATCCATGGACATTGAACAGCAAATTCCTATTGAAAGCTAAATGGCTCATGCCGTTTCATACAGTTGACAACATTTTGACATTGTGTCCTCTCTCCAGGGACGGTCGGGCTGAGGACCTGATGTTCTTCGCCGGGCAGGCTGTAGCCATGAGCAGGCAACTGGCTGAGAGGGATGAAAGCAAAGAGCAGTTGCAGCTGGAGAGGAGCTGTCCTCCCTCATTCTCTTTTACGGCAGCTCTGGGTCTACGCTGCTGTCTCCTGCCTCCCGGTCCAAGCTTTCCCGTCACAGGAAAACCAGCATAGAGGGCCGGTGTGTGCAGCCGAGCTCCGCCAGCTCCTCGCCCCTCTTGTTATTGTGGGTGATTGTGACTGATCTTTGCCCTGAATCTCCCATGTACAATTCCGTTAGAATCTTCAACCAGGCAACGTGTTGACCTCTGCCCACTCGGTTTTCTGTATTTTGAGCTCTTTTGAAAAGGAACTGTCATTTGTAGCACTTAAATAACATGAACCTCAAAGGTCTTTTGCAAACATAGTGTTGATTTGCGTGGCAGGAAAAGATaaatgttcaattcaattcaattcaattttatttatatagcgcttttcacaatgtgcattgttccaaagcagctttacaggagcaaataagaaaaacacagaaaggtaaaacacagcacagtgcatggtgtttatagaccaagcaagatcattataataaataatatctaataaataaatgaataaataaataaatgcagtctcccggtgagcaagccaacactgcactgctctgctgtggcgaggaacccaaactccaatgatgaataatggagaaaaaaaaacctcgggagaaaccaggctcagccgggagggccagatctcctctgacgtgtcatagctgcaatcagtgaccccgaccaaagccaccgagcaacgtccacgaagaacagggagagcccacccgccgaaaccgtgcaggtccaacccggtcccattccgcgatcaacaacagacaacagaggaacaaccagggaaaagtagtaatggcataattaactttattcctctgttgtccgacatcgaccacaaaacaagaccaaccagaccagacccacacagtcccaacaatgaaacgccccgaaccacaaccaacaagccccccccactccctacaacacccacccagctacctccaatcaaagtcactgagtgcagccataacttcaaactgctgtcatgtgatgtaagtttagcattaaataccaagtattgtaaatttagcaaaTGTTCATGTCTGAGAGTCCAAGAGCTATATCGATACAATGTTTACAAACCAAACCACTATGTTAAGGTATTTTTCTACTTTTCTAAGCTTCAAGAATCCTTCTTTGGTCACTCAGAGAGTGATACTGATGGTATTTATATAGAATTTAGGTACATCTGTTGCTGGAAACTGAATGATACTACAGTTTTATATTCAGTTCTGTGCACCGGATGGATTAATCTTTGTTAGGGAGGTTGCAACGCAACTTATGTATAAAGCCTCTCAGGAACACTGCATTTGCTTGCGCACGCTTACGTTTTCCCATTTGTCAAATATGATGTTGAAGTTGAGGAAGTCATCTTCAGGGCTCTGCAGTAAATTCAGGAAAAGTCATTTTTAGCCtcttcagattttttttcatgtcTATCTAATAGTCATTGAACATTTTGTGAACACAGCCAGCTTGTGTGGTGTGCTCTGTCAATGACTCACTGTTTGAATAATGATGTTTTCCATTGAAAGACACTTGAGTCCTTGATACATTGGCAAGCTCCAGACACACCGATGTACAATGCTGTTGTATTATTTCACCCCCCTTTTATCTTATGTGTTGGAAAGggatatttttttgttttattttttttccaagTTAAGGTCGTTGAAACATCCACACCTATTCTTTCTTACTATATACGtcccttttattttatttttagtaaaataGTAGTGATGTATAGACCAAAGACTCAGACTAATGTTCcacaaatgttctttttttttttttgctggctgAGGAAAAGGGTTAAACATTTGTCACTAAGCAGGAGTGAAACCAAGTGTCCCTTTTTGCTTAAATAAGGCCTATCATAACTGCAgctcatttttaatgaattcaTGTTTGTTCATCGTTTGTCTTGCAGTAAGACTATACATACAGTTTTCTTAAAAATGGGCCAAAGAGTTTGTTCTTTCTAAGAAACTTTTTTTTGGTGTTTCATAGAATGTTCTAAACCTTTGCACTGCATCAGAATGCTTGAGCTACACACTTTTGAAGGGCCAATGTTGTAgtctttgtctgttttctcAAGCTTATTTCACATAGGTGGCCAAACCAAAGAGCATGGGACAATTCTTTAAAAATGCTCTtatcattggccttttcaaactCAGGAAACTTTTTTGTGATAACATGTTAGGACATCAAATCCACCTCGCATATGCCTTGATAACTGGAGATGTATATTTCATGTTGAATCCAAGTATAGGCAAAAGCAACATCCTGTGGAATTTTTCAAATGAGAATGTTGTACATGTTCTCTCGGaagaaaaacttaaataaaaaacgtATCCCCACAAATTGTTTGGTGTGCTAGTATGCTTGTACATGTCGATATTACTAAACCACGGTCTCTAGTAAATTTTCACCTGTCAATAGATAGGAAACCCTTGTTACAGCGTCCATAGTCCACATGCACTGAAACTTGTCTGTTGTTCTCCTTTGACTATGAATTTATTTACTATGCCGCCTACTTATTCGATACGATCCCCTATTTTACATCAATAAACATGTTCTTTTGTAATCTTTCCATCGCTTGtatataaatgttaaatgtattaatataggTCAGTGagacaaacattttattcatgtaGACCAAACTAGAGAGCCTATTGGACATTGAGTAATAATTGAGTGTATTTATGCTCaagttaaacattaaaaacaaaatatataaacgtCACTTTTAATAAAGCTGTTTTTCATGATCATACATTTCTTTATAGGAAGGAACTTAAAATTTTCTTGTTGCAAAAAGTACTTGTGAACGTAGTGTTGAAGGAACACTAGCACTTCCAAGTGTTGAAAACCTGTAATTACATTGAGCTTTGTAAAGGGCaacttttaatttatttacctCCTAAAAATGTGTAATGTGTAAAATTAATTTAGTTTGAAGACAAAAAAAGATTACATAGGATGTATGTGGTGATATGCTATCCAtgtgatgattttttttcacgcCGCTATGCGTTTCATATGTGATGTAAAtaggaattaaaataattatttaataaacaaaatgttataaCTTTAACCATTTCATTTCACTGCAGGCCTATTCATTACCATTCAGTATTACCAGGCCCATCTGGTGAAGGCATGATTTGCATTCTCACTTGTTAGAAGGTCAAGGTCTGTGTGACATCTGACATTTGATTTATAAACAACACTGAGCAGGTGGCTGACATTTACAAATTCGCCACAGGATGAAAGAATATCGAATTCTACATAAACCAAGCAAGAGAAGACATGGagaacatcatttattttattacatcatttttcataAGGTCATTTTAGCCCATGCGACATACATTTTTCAGTGCCGCAATTGTTGATCCAATGAGAAACACACCTGTCTTGAGCAATATGTACCATGTCAGCACTCGCTTCAAGACCCCTTGACAAAGACAGAGAAGAAACAGCACACACACCCATTTACTAACAAGTAGCTACCTTGATATACTTTCCAATGTCTGTAGATTTTAAATAGGCCTACCTTGTACTGGTGGAGGCATGAATGTTGGTAGGTTTCTACCTTTAGGTGTGATATAAACAGAGAAACAATGGTTAGGTTTTAATAACTATGAGGAAACAATATACTTTTTGAAAGCATGattctttttttgtaatattatacAAAACAGTCAAAAACGTACAACTTAACGTTGTGTTAAACAGGTCAGGGGTCGGGCATGTTTTATCCAAGTGTTTTGGGCACAAAACTGGACCTTTAGCACAAACATATtacatatataacatatatagCATAAAGGACATATtacaaattaaaacattaaaggggtcatatgacaaggctaaaacgaatattatcatttgttttagatgtaatgcaatgtgtatacacaatttaaggttcaaaaacgctgtattttccacataccgtgcatgtttgtatctcctcttttttttacaaagctcgtcgctctgaaaagcgaggtgtgctatgattggccagttaaccagtgcgtagtgattggtcgaatactgcaagcgtgtgacggaaatgtaatcttaccatatttggaacatcagattccaaagcaattgtactgacaggtactcccaccttacttgcgtatacatttaggCAATCTTAGTCAAATCCACGAAGTGACATAGATTTGtgagggtgtggttacacgaggcatttcaggctgGTTTGAAGAATGTGCAAAGCATCCATATGGTTTGTGTTGACCCTCAACTGTGGATAAAATGAAATTGTAATTAATGAAATTAACCCCTACAAAAAACCTCCAATTTGTTTTTTTAGGTAAGCATATTCTAAACTGAGCTCATTGGCTGGGGTTTTGGATGGGTATATTTTGGAGGAGGATCTATGTGGAACACAGCCCTTTTAATTAATGAATCAATTAAACATTCTGGGTAATTTGCCTCTGAAAGCCCCCATTTGGAGTGCTACACATCACTATTACTTAAGTAAGTACCAAAGACAGGTTTGTAAACATACGAAACAGAGTGTTAGGGCTAAGTAAAGAATGTGAGAGGAGAATAATTACGATTAGGCCACAGACTCACAATGGCATAATTAGTAACTCCCATTTTTTTAGCTGGCAAGAGACTGACTGAGCTGTGTCATCTTAAAATCAGTCACGACTTTGCTCTTCAAAATGACTTTGACGTAACAAGTTGTCTGACAAATTACCCAGAATGCCTTACGAATCATTGGCAACATTAACATGagaacatacaaaaatatatataatataaaattggcttttaaaaatattttccattTGATTTTCTCCTTTAGAATGGGTTTCAGTGTATCATATACCTTTactagtgaacacacacacccagagcagtgggcagctatcactgcagcgcccggggaacAAACGGGGGTTAGGTGCCTTGATCAGTCTCAAGGGCACGTCAGTCGCTATCTGCTGGCCCTGAGAATTGAACCGGTGACCTTCAAATTAGGAGTTATGAGGAGGAGCTTCACTCCTCAGTTGTGTCATAGTTCAGTGAAGTagttaattttacattttaaactgtTCTGTATTAATAACTCAACATAACTGTTGGATTAACTTACTTTGTTTTTGTACAAACGAAAAGAAGAACCTAATTGACAAATCTGTTAAAAGGGCTGTGTTCTACCCAGATCCTCCTCCAAAATATACCCATCCAAAATCCCAGCCAATGGGCTCAGTTTCAGAATATGCTTACCTAAAAAACGAATTGGTTTTTTGTAGGGGTTGATATCATTAATTACAATTTCATTTTATCCACAGTTGAGGGTCAACACAAACCATATGGTTACTTTGCACATTCttcaaacagtaaaacaaaagGAGGAGGTACAGTTTACTCCCATGACTGTAGATATGGGTTCAGTTGTGTACACAgttgttaatgttttaatttgtaatttgttgTTTATCTTATATGTTATGTAAAACGTTTGTGCTAAAGGTCCAGTTTTGTGCCCAAAACACTTGGATAAAACAAGAGTGAATCTACAAAATTTCACAAACCATACAGTTGTCATCAGATTTTTGTTATGGAGTTAgcctgcatttatttatttaacagataGGCTATTTAATGTTGAGAAACTCACCTGATGGTGTGGAGGTATGATGCGTGGTATTAATCAAAGGGGATAATGTTGCATTTGCAGTGTGTATTCTGTTGAAACACCACAGTCTGAatcaaaataaagagaaaacatcttTCTTATGACAAGAAATAGCATTTAAACATGAAGAAAATACAGAACACcatattaaaaaacacagaattgtCAATCATCATGtcattaacattttctattaaaaaaactacattttaaagaacTGAGAATACCTTACCTTTCACTTGAACAAAGCTATAAGAAGGATTTAGATTAGTTCTGCAACGATACATTCCTGAATGATTCTTATTTGCACTGTGAACATGTACAAAGAGAGTCATACTATGATTTGAAGACTGTAGACTGTGTCCATCCTTAATCAACTGGTTTAATGGTCCACGGCAACTAAACTTGCATGTGATGGTAAAGGTTTGACCAGAGCATATATTTTGTTCGCCAGATCTGATTATTTTAGGAACACAGTCacatgaaagaaaaatgtaGGCTACCATATAATATACATCTTTGACAAAACACTTAACTCACATTTAAACTTACATTTTAGCACAGATGGAATCAACACCAGccaaattaatgttaaaatgctCATGTTTAACGCGATTCAAGTATGAGCAGATAAGTGCCTGTGCAAGAAGGAACTCGCATGCGACGAACAATGGGAAATTACCCACACTGaggctttttattttatcagtTCAAAAGAGATAGGCTCATTTGCCAAAAGACTCATCTAACTGATAAAACATCACATGTAAAAACATGCTTCAAAATCTATTCTTTTTAGATTGTTGTgaatttttcatgtatttatatTACAGACTTATTAAATCActatttcatataaaaaatattgccACCAGTTAAATATTTGTTAACAAATTCCAGTTAATTATAAACTTATATA
Encoded here:
- the mknk2a gene encoding LOW QUALITY PROTEIN: MAP kinase-interacting serine/threonine-protein kinase 2a (The sequence of the model RefSeq protein was modified relative to this genomic sequence to represent the inferred CDS: inserted 3 bases in 2 codons; deleted 2 bases in 1 codon; substituted 2 bases at 2 genomic stop codons), with the protein product MVEYFEEDEFYLVFEKLRGSSILTHFSEQEASIVVQNIASALDFLHNKGCCGSAEYMAPDVVEVFNEEASIXDKXYPLFVGRCGTDCGWDWGEPCQTCQSMLFESIQEGKYEFPEKDWAHISSRAKDLISKLLVRQXAAEVLQHPWVKECAPNVSASILHKRDGRAEDLMFFAGQAVAMSRQLAERDESKEQLQLERSCPLILFYGSSGSTLLSPASRSKLSRHRKXQHRGPVCAAELRQLLAPLVIVGDCD